A single window of Ciconia boyciana unplaced genomic scaffold, ASM3463844v1 HiC_scaffold_37, whole genome shotgun sequence DNA harbors:
- the LOC140645711 gene encoding olfactory receptor 14C36-like encodes MAYDHYIAICKPLHYGTLLDSRACVHMAAAAWGSGFPYAMLHTANTFSLPLCQGNALDHFFCELPQILKLSCSNSYLREVGLRVGSVSLAFGCFIFIVLSYVQIFRAVLRFLSEQGWHKAFSTCLPHLPVVSLLLSTGMFAYLKPPSTSSQSLELVMAALYSLVPPALNPLIYSMRIQELKDTLKKLIQPLVFQQQ; translated from the coding sequence ATGGCCTATGACCACTAcattgccatctgcaaacccctGCATTACGGGACCCTCCTGGacagcagagcttgtgtccacatggcagcagctgcctggggcagtggttTCCCCTATGCCATGCTGCACACtgccaatacattttcactACCGCTGTGCCAAGGCAATGCCCTTGACCACTTCTTCTGTGAACTTCcccagatcctcaagctctcctgctccaaCTCCTACCTCAGGGAAGTAGGACTTCGTGTTGGTAGTGTCTCTCTTGCTTTTGggtgctttattttcattgtgctgtcctatgtgcagatcttcagggccGTGTTGAGGTTCCTTTCTGAGCAGGGatggcacaaagccttttccacgtgcctccctcacctgcCTGTGGTCTCCCTGCTTCTCAGCACTGGCATGTTTGCCTACCTGAAgcccccctccacctcctcccaaTCACTGGAGCTGGTGATGGCTGCTCTGTACTCGCTGGTGCCCCCAGCGTTgaaccccctcatctacagcatgagAATCCAGGAGCTCAAAGACACACTGAAGAAGCTGATTCAGCCACTTGTCTTTCAGCAGCAATAA